The following are encoded in a window of Aromatoleum petrolei genomic DNA:
- the lpxA gene encoding acyl-ACP--UDP-N-acetylglucosamine O-acyltransferase, with product MIHATAIVHPGAKLGANVSIGPYSIVGEHVEIGDNTRIGPHVVVEGRTKIGRDNEIFQFCSIGAAPQDKKYDEEPTLLEIGDRNTIREFCSFNVGTRQDAGVTRIGSDNWIMAYVHVAHDCHVGDHTIFANNATLAGHVHVGDWAILGGFTGVHQFVRVGAHSFCGVGTVLLQDLPPYVTVAGNPAKPHGINSEGLRRRGYSADGIAAIKRAYRALYRAGLSLDDARARVGEIAAEHAEVAAFADFISASGRGIVR from the coding sequence ATGATCCACGCGACCGCCATCGTCCACCCCGGCGCCAAGCTCGGGGCGAACGTCTCGATCGGCCCGTACTCGATCGTCGGCGAACACGTCGAGATCGGGGACAACACCCGCATCGGCCCGCACGTGGTGGTGGAGGGCCGGACGAAGATCGGCCGTGACAACGAGATCTTCCAGTTCTGTTCGATCGGCGCCGCGCCGCAGGACAAGAAATACGACGAGGAGCCGACGCTGCTCGAGATCGGGGATCGCAACACGATCCGCGAGTTCTGCTCGTTCAACGTCGGCACCAGGCAGGATGCGGGCGTCACGCGCATCGGCAGCGACAACTGGATCATGGCCTACGTGCATGTCGCGCACGATTGCCACGTCGGCGACCACACGATCTTCGCCAACAATGCGACGCTCGCGGGACACGTGCACGTCGGCGACTGGGCGATCCTCGGTGGCTTCACGGGCGTGCATCAGTTCGTGCGCGTCGGCGCGCACAGTTTCTGCGGTGTCGGCACCGTGCTGCTGCAGGACCTGCCGCCGTATGTGACCGTCGCGGGCAACCCGGCCAAGCCGCACGGCATCAACAGCGAAGGATTGCGTCGTCGGGGTTATTCGGCTGACGGCATCGCCGCGATCAAGCGCGCCTACCGTGCGCTGTACCGCGCGGGCCTGAGCCTCGACGATGCGCGTGCGCGCGTCGGCGAGATCGCCGCCGAGCACGCGGAAGTTGCAGCCTTCGCCGACTTCATCTCTGCGTCGGGGCGCGGTATCGTCCGCTGA
- the lpxD gene encoding UDP-3-O-(3-hydroxymyristoyl)glucosamine N-acyltransferase, with translation MFRLEELVARLGGELVGDPATVVRRVATLDQAGEGDLAFLANPKYQSRLSGCRASAVIVAPAARSLSDRPLIVTKDPYAYFARVAQLFNPPEAFAPGVHATASVASPVPSSVSVGAGASIEADVTLGEGVVIGPGCRIGRGASIGVRTRLHANVSIYSGCVLGTDCIVHSGAVIGSDGFGFARERDGSWIKIPQVGRVVIGDDVEIGANTTIDRGALDDTVIGKGVKLDNQIQIGHNVRVGDYTAIAGCVGVAGSTTIGARCMIGGQAGIIGHLNIVDDVVVSAGTLVTKSIVRPGVYTANLPVQGHADWVKNFAHLRHLDALVDRIRALEQRLEEHKPE, from the coding sequence ATGTTCAGGCTGGAAGAGCTGGTCGCCCGCCTGGGCGGCGAACTGGTGGGCGATCCGGCCACGGTGGTGCGGCGTGTGGCGACGCTCGATCAGGCGGGCGAGGGCGATCTGGCCTTCCTCGCGAATCCCAAGTATCAGTCCCGTCTGAGCGGCTGTCGGGCTTCGGCGGTCATCGTCGCGCCAGCTGCGCGATCGCTCAGCGACCGACCGCTGATCGTCACCAAGGATCCGTACGCCTATTTCGCACGCGTCGCGCAACTGTTCAATCCGCCCGAGGCGTTTGCGCCGGGCGTGCATGCGACGGCAAGTGTCGCGAGCCCCGTTCCGTCTTCGGTATCGGTAGGGGCCGGGGCCTCGATCGAGGCCGACGTGACCTTGGGCGAAGGCGTGGTGATCGGCCCGGGGTGCCGTATCGGCAGGGGGGCGAGCATCGGCGTGCGTACGCGCCTGCATGCCAACGTCTCGATTTATTCCGGCTGCGTGCTCGGAACCGACTGCATCGTGCATTCGGGCGCGGTCATCGGGTCGGACGGATTCGGTTTTGCACGTGAACGTGACGGCAGCTGGATCAAGATTCCCCAGGTCGGACGCGTCGTCATCGGTGACGACGTGGAGATCGGCGCGAACACGACGATAGACCGCGGCGCGCTCGACGACACCGTGATCGGCAAGGGCGTGAAGCTCGACAACCAGATCCAGATCGGCCACAACGTGCGCGTCGGCGACTACACCGCGATCGCGGGGTGCGTAGGGGTCGCGGGCAGCACGACCATCGGGGCGCGCTGCATGATCGGCGGCCAGGCCGGGATCATCGGCCACCTCAATATCGTGGACGACGTGGTCGTTTCCGCGGGTACATTGGTCACGAAGTCGATTGTCAGGCCCGGTGTCTATACCGCCAATCTCCCGGTGCAGGGGCACGCCGACTGGGTCAAAAACTTTGCGCATCTGCGCCATCTCGACGCGCTCGTGGATAGAATACGCGCCCTCGAACAACGCCTCGAAGAACACAAGCCTGAGTGA
- the frr gene encoding ribosome recycling factor has protein sequence MIAELKKTSEQKMHKSIEVLKADLAKVRTGRAHTGLLDHVMVEYYGSPVPINQVANITLIDARTIGVQAWEKPMLGKIEKAIRDSDLGLNPANMGEMLRVPMPALTEERRRDLTKVVRHEGENAKVAVRNLRRDANQQLKDAVKDKAISEDDERRAQDDIQKLTDKHIAEIDKLLAQKEQELMQI, from the coding sequence ATGATTGCCGAACTCAAGAAAACGTCCGAGCAGAAGATGCACAAGTCGATCGAGGTGCTCAAGGCCGACCTGGCCAAGGTGCGCACCGGTCGCGCCCACACCGGTCTGCTCGATCACGTGATGGTCGAATACTATGGCAGCCCTGTGCCGATCAACCAGGTCGCCAACATCACCCTGATCGACGCACGTACGATTGGCGTCCAGGCATGGGAGAAACCCATGCTGGGGAAGATCGAGAAGGCCATCCGCGACAGCGATCTGGGTCTGAACCCGGCGAATATGGGCGAGATGCTGCGGGTGCCGATGCCTGCCCTGACGGAAGAGCGCCGGCGCGACCTGACGAAGGTCGTTCGCCACGAAGGCGAGAACGCCAAGGTGGCCGTGCGCAACCTGCGTCGCGACGCCAATCAGCAACTCAAGGATGCAGTCAAGGACAAGGCGATCTCGGAAGACGACGAACGCCGCGCCCAGGACGACATCCAGAAGCTCACCGACAAGCACATCGCCGAGATCGACAAGCTGCTCGCACAGAAAGAGCAGGAACTGATGCAGATCTGA
- the ispC gene encoding 1-deoxy-D-xylulose-5-phosphate reductoisomerase — MPDTTLQRVTVLGATGSIGMSTLDVIARHPDRFEAFALTAQESVDRMFELCVRFSPCFAVMVNPAAAARLRERLHGVGGKTQVLDGADALIEVARHEDVDAVMAAIVGAAGLAPTLAAARAGKRVLLANKEALVLSGSLFMDAVAVSGAQLLPIDSEHNAVFQALPHDYRRNADERGIRRILLTASGGPFRERSAESLASVTPDEACAHPNWVMGRKISVDSATMMNKGLEVIEAHWLFGLPAERIEVVVHPQSVIHSMVEYADGSVLAQLGNPDMRTPIAHAMAYPDRIDAGVRSLDLFEIARLTFERPDFQRFPCLALAYQALREGGAAAAVLNAANEEAVAAFLEGRLGFRGIADVISATLERAHRLSVDSLDAIIDADARARDMACTEILARSTSQ; from the coding sequence ATGCCTGATACGACACTGCAACGTGTGACGGTGCTCGGAGCCACCGGCTCCATCGGCATGAGCACGCTCGACGTCATTGCCCGTCACCCTGACCGCTTCGAAGCCTTTGCGCTCACGGCGCAGGAGAGCGTCGACCGGATGTTCGAGCTGTGTGTCCGCTTCTCGCCGTGCTTCGCGGTAATGGTGAATCCGGCCGCGGCTGCCCGGCTGCGTGAGCGGCTGCACGGCGTTGGGGGGAAGACCCAAGTGCTCGACGGCGCCGATGCGCTGATCGAGGTTGCGCGCCACGAGGACGTGGATGCGGTGATGGCTGCGATCGTCGGCGCCGCGGGGCTCGCACCGACGCTGGCCGCGGCGCGCGCCGGCAAGCGCGTTCTGCTTGCGAACAAGGAGGCGCTGGTTCTTTCGGGCTCACTGTTCATGGATGCCGTTGCCGTGAGCGGGGCGCAGCTGCTGCCGATCGACAGCGAGCACAATGCCGTGTTCCAGGCCCTGCCGCACGATTACCGGCGCAATGCCGACGAACGCGGTATCCGGCGCATTCTCCTCACGGCGTCGGGCGGACCGTTCCGTGAGCGCTCGGCGGAGAGCCTTGCCAGCGTCACGCCGGACGAAGCCTGTGCGCATCCGAACTGGGTCATGGGGCGGAAGATCTCCGTCGATTCGGCGACGATGATGAACAAGGGTCTCGAAGTCATCGAGGCGCACTGGCTGTTCGGCCTGCCGGCAGAACGTATAGAGGTCGTGGTCCACCCGCAGAGCGTGATCCACTCGATGGTCGAGTATGCCGATGGCTCGGTTCTGGCTCAGCTTGGCAACCCCGATATGCGCACGCCCATCGCGCATGCCATGGCGTACCCTGACCGCATCGACGCGGGGGTGCGTTCGCTGGACCTGTTCGAGATCGCGCGCCTGACCTTCGAGCGCCCGGATTTTCAGCGTTTTCCCTGCCTCGCGCTGGCCTACCAGGCGCTGCGCGAGGGCGGCGCGGCGGCGGCGGTGCTGAATGCAGCGAACGAGGAAGCGGTGGCGGCGTTCCTCGAGGGGCGCCTTGGATTCCGCGGGATCGCGGATGTGATTTCGGCGACGCTGGAACGCGCGCATCGCTTGTCGGTCGACTCGCTCGATGCAATTATCGATGCGGACGCGCGGGCGCGTGACATGGCGTGCACGGAGATCCTCGCTCGCAGCACTAGCCAATGA
- the fabZ gene encoding 3-hydroxyacyl-ACP dehydratase FabZ produces the protein MDINEILQYLPHRYPFLLVDRVLELEEGKRILALKNVTMNEPFFPGHFPHHPVMPGVLIVEAMAQAAALLSFKTMGIKPDENSVVYFAGIDNVRFKRPVVPGDQLQFDVEITQGKRNIYKYKGVARVAGEIAAEAELMCALKTLS, from the coding sequence ATGGACATCAACGAAATTCTCCAATACTTGCCGCATCGCTACCCCTTCCTGCTCGTGGATAGGGTGCTGGAGCTCGAGGAAGGCAAGCGCATCCTGGCGCTCAAGAACGTGACGATGAACGAGCCATTCTTTCCGGGGCATTTTCCGCATCATCCGGTGATGCCGGGGGTGCTGATCGTCGAGGCGATGGCGCAGGCCGCTGCGCTGCTGTCCTTCAAGACGATGGGCATCAAGCCTGACGAGAATTCGGTGGTGTATTTCGCGGGCATCGACAACGTGCGCTTCAAGCGCCCCGTCGTGCCGGGCGATCAACTGCAGTTTGACGTCGAGATCACGCAAGGCAAGCGCAACATCTACAAGTACAAAGGCGTTGCGCGAGTGGCGGGTGAGATCGCCGCGGAAGCCGAACTGATGTGCGCACTCAAGACTCTGTCATGA
- the rseP gene encoding RIP metalloprotease RseP, whose translation MNLFEYLIPFILALGLLILVHELGHYLVARWCGVKVLRFSIGFGRPLLSWTAGADRTVWALAVFPLGGYVKMLDEREGDVAPAELHRAFNRQKVGKRFAIVAAGPIANFLLAVVLYWGLFATGTEELKPQLAVTGPATPAAVAGIRDGDLVLAVDDEAVRSWPELRWVLLRHALDARAISLHVRTAEGVETYRSLDLTGVKIEDGEQDLIANVGLRAWRPVIPPVIGKVVEGGAGARAGLLPGDRFVEFDGQSLVSWSELVERVRQRAGQSIAVLVQRGDQRIELKLVPDAVDERGTQVGKIGVAVADGGASREALFAVVRYGPVEGLGKALAQTWETSVLSLKMIGRMLTGEISWKNLSGPVTIADYAGQSAKLGLGHYLKFIALISISLGVLNLLPIPVLDGGHLLYYVIEIIKGGPIPERIMEIGQQIGLVALAMLMAFAFYNDITRLISG comes from the coding sequence ATGAATCTCTTCGAATACCTGATTCCCTTCATCCTGGCCCTCGGGCTGCTGATCCTGGTTCATGAGCTGGGGCACTACCTCGTCGCGCGTTGGTGCGGCGTCAAGGTGTTGCGCTTTTCGATCGGCTTCGGGCGCCCCCTGCTGAGCTGGACTGCCGGCGCCGATCGTACGGTGTGGGCGCTTGCGGTCTTCCCGCTCGGTGGCTACGTGAAGATGCTCGACGAGCGCGAGGGCGACGTCGCGCCCGCGGAGCTGCACCGCGCCTTCAATCGGCAGAAGGTAGGCAAGCGTTTCGCGATCGTCGCCGCCGGTCCGATCGCCAATTTTTTGCTCGCTGTGGTGCTTTACTGGGGGCTCTTCGCGACTGGTACCGAGGAGCTGAAACCGCAGCTCGCGGTGACCGGTCCAGCGACGCCCGCGGCGGTCGCGGGAATCCGCGACGGCGATCTGGTGCTGGCGGTGGACGACGAGGCGGTGCGGAGTTGGCCGGAGCTGCGCTGGGTACTGCTGCGCCATGCACTTGATGCGCGCGCGATCTCGCTCCATGTCCGTACCGCGGAGGGCGTCGAAACCTATCGGTCGCTCGACCTCACCGGCGTAAAGATCGAGGACGGCGAGCAGGATTTGATTGCGAACGTCGGTTTGCGGGCGTGGCGCCCGGTGATCCCGCCCGTCATCGGGAAAGTCGTCGAAGGTGGTGCGGGCGCGCGCGCGGGATTGCTGCCGGGAGACCGGTTCGTCGAGTTCGACGGACAAAGTCTCGTGTCCTGGAGCGAGCTGGTTGAACGCGTGCGCCAGCGGGCGGGGCAGTCGATCGCCGTGCTGGTGCAGCGCGGCGATCAGCGCATCGAGTTGAAGCTGGTACCGGATGCCGTTGATGAACGGGGAACCCAGGTGGGCAAGATCGGTGTCGCGGTGGCCGACGGAGGGGCGAGCCGGGAAGCCTTGTTTGCCGTCGTGCGCTACGGTCCGGTTGAAGGGCTCGGCAAGGCGCTGGCGCAGACTTGGGAAACCAGCGTGCTGAGCCTGAAGATGATCGGGCGCATGCTGACCGGCGAGATCTCGTGGAAGAATCTGTCCGGTCCGGTGACGATTGCCGACTACGCAGGCCAGTCGGCGAAGCTCGGCCTGGGGCACTACTTGAAGTTCATCGCCCTCATCAGCATCAGCCTCGGGGTGCTGAATCTGCTGCCCATTCCGGTGCTGGATGGGGGGCATTTACTGTATTATGTGATAGAGATTATCAAGGGCGGTCCCATCCCCGAGCGCATCATGGAGATCGGTCAGCAGATCGGTCTGGTCGCGCTTGCGATGCTGATGGCGTTTGCCTTCTACAACGACATAACCCGTCTCATTTCCGGTTGA
- a CDS encoding OmpH family outer membrane protein, translating to MKATTLSVLAAAVLSIAAPTAFAESKIGFVNSDRVMREAAPAVRAQQRLEKEFEKRDQELQRLGKELQATQEDLERNGVTMAEADRRTKERTFNDLNRDFQRKQREFREDLNQRRNEELASVLDRANRAVKQIAEAEKYDVILQEAVYASPRIDITDKVIKALADTK from the coding sequence GTGAAAGCAACGACATTGTCCGTTCTCGCCGCTGCGGTTCTGAGCATCGCGGCTCCGACGGCATTCGCCGAGTCGAAGATCGGGTTCGTGAATTCCGATCGCGTCATGCGCGAGGCGGCACCGGCAGTGCGTGCCCAGCAGCGCCTGGAGAAGGAGTTCGAGAAGCGCGACCAGGAGCTCCAGCGCCTCGGTAAGGAATTGCAGGCGACGCAAGAGGATCTCGAGCGTAACGGCGTGACGATGGCCGAAGCCGATCGTCGCACCAAGGAACGCACTTTCAACGACCTGAACCGTGACTTCCAGCGCAAGCAGCGCGAGTTCCGCGAGGATCTCAACCAGCGCCGCAATGAGGAGCTCGCATCGGTCCTCGATCGCGCGAACCGCGCCGTCAAGCAGATCGCCGAAGCGGAGAAGTACGACGTGATCCTTCAGGAAGCCGTTTATGCCAGCCCACGGATTGACATCACCGACAAGGTGATCAAGGCGCTGGCTGATACCAAGTAA
- the pyrH gene encoding UMP kinase: MSVAAYKRIMLKLSGEALMGDDPYGINEEVVSRIVAEIAEVTHLGVQVGVVIGGGNIFRGMKGAASGMDRATADYMGMLATVMNAMALADAFRRAGVEARVQSALRIDQVVEPYIRGRAIRHMEEGRVVIFAAGTGNPFFTTDTAAALRGSEMAAQIVLKATKVDGVYTADPHKDPQAKRYHRISFDEAIGRNLAVMDTTAFALCRDQKLPINVFSIFKPGALKRVVMGEDEGTLVHS; encoded by the coding sequence ATGAGTGTCGCCGCCTACAAGCGCATCATGTTGAAACTGTCCGGTGAAGCCCTGATGGGTGACGATCCGTACGGTATCAACGAAGAGGTGGTCAGCCGCATCGTCGCCGAAATCGCCGAGGTCACGCACCTCGGCGTGCAGGTCGGCGTGGTGATCGGCGGCGGCAACATCTTCCGCGGGATGAAAGGCGCTGCGTCCGGCATGGACCGCGCCACCGCGGACTACATGGGCATGCTCGCAACGGTAATGAACGCAATGGCGTTGGCCGATGCGTTCCGGCGTGCCGGTGTCGAAGCACGCGTGCAGTCGGCATTGCGCATCGACCAGGTCGTTGAGCCGTACATTCGCGGCCGTGCCATCCGCCATATGGAGGAAGGCAGGGTCGTCATTTTTGCTGCCGGTACCGGCAACCCGTTCTTCACGACGGATACGGCCGCTGCCCTGCGTGGGTCGGAAATGGCTGCGCAGATCGTGCTGAAGGCGACCAAGGTCGATGGTGTATATACCGCCGATCCGCATAAGGATCCGCAGGCGAAGCGCTACCATCGCATCAGCTTCGATGAGGCGATCGGTCGCAACCTCGCCGTGATGGACACCACCGCATTCGCGCTGTGCCGCGACCAGAAACTGCCGATCAACGTGTTCTCGATCTTCAAGCCGGGCGCGCTCAAGCGCGTCGTGATGGGCGAAGACGAAGGCACGCTGGTTCATTCCTGA
- the bamA gene encoding outer membrane protein assembly factor BamA, with protein MKLKLLSGLVAALFAAAPVFAFEPFVVKDIRVEGIQRTEAGTVFNYLPVRVGETFTEAQAAEAIRGLFATGFFKDVRIEAEGDVLVVLVEERPAIAQIDFVGVKEFDKDALKKGLKDVGLAESRIFDRALLERAEQELKRQYLSRGKYAAVIETTVTPLERNRVGINFKVDEGDVAKIRQISIIGNKAFKESELLDLFQLTTPGWLTWYTKNDQYSRQKLSADLETMRSYYLNRGYLDFNIDSTQVSITPDKKDIYITLSITEGERYSVSGVRFAGDLVLPEEEYKKLVVIKPGEIFSREKLTETTKAVADRLGNEGYAFANVNASPEVDKEKREVAFTIFVDPGRRVYVRRINVGGNTKTRDEVIRREMRQMEGAWYDAAQINRSRTRVDRLGHFEEVNVETPAVAGTTDQVDVNFNVKERATGNLSLGAGFSSSEKVVLSASVSQQNLFGSGNALTLALNTSKSSRTYALSFTDPYYTIDGVSLGWDLYHRTYDPSNSLSVAPYKTVSTGAGVRMGYPIGEDDSINFGLAVDRTRITTFADSPIQYINFCKEQGCSNDNGIGNVTVNSLVASAGWARDTRDSVIYPRKGNFQRVFGEVAVPPGELKYTKLNYQYQHWFPFGRDYALMLNTDLGWAKGFGGETLPFYKNFYAGGIGSVRGFEQSSIGPKDDRAILNPDGSVRRSATGDSLGGNRRVIGNAEFYFPLPGSGMDRSFRMSAFIDAGTVWASGDKANLADLRYSTGLAFSWSSPIGPLKFSLGIPLKKEKDDDLQKFQFQLGSVF; from the coding sequence ATGAAACTGAAGCTTCTGTCCGGGCTCGTAGCGGCCCTTTTTGCCGCTGCCCCGGTGTTTGCATTTGAACCGTTCGTCGTCAAGGATATCCGCGTCGAAGGCATCCAGCGCACCGAAGCCGGCACCGTCTTCAACTACCTGCCCGTGCGTGTTGGCGAGACCTTCACGGAAGCACAGGCGGCAGAGGCGATTCGCGGCCTGTTTGCCACCGGGTTCTTCAAGGACGTGCGCATCGAAGCCGAGGGCGACGTCCTCGTGGTGCTGGTTGAGGAGCGTCCCGCGATTGCACAGATCGACTTCGTCGGCGTGAAGGAATTCGACAAGGACGCGCTCAAGAAGGGGCTGAAGGATGTCGGTCTCGCCGAGTCGCGGATTTTCGACCGCGCCCTGCTCGAGCGCGCCGAACAGGAACTCAAGCGGCAGTACCTGAGCCGTGGCAAGTACGCCGCCGTGATTGAAACGACGGTGACGCCGCTCGAGCGCAATCGCGTCGGCATCAACTTCAAGGTCGATGAGGGCGATGTCGCAAAGATCCGCCAGATCAGCATCATCGGCAACAAGGCGTTCAAGGAGTCGGAACTGCTGGACCTGTTCCAGCTCACGACGCCGGGCTGGCTGACCTGGTATACGAAGAACGACCAGTATTCGCGCCAGAAGCTGTCGGCCGACCTCGAGACGATGCGCTCGTACTACCTGAACCGCGGCTACCTCGATTTCAATATCGACTCCACGCAGGTTTCCATCACCCCGGACAAGAAGGACATCTACATCACCCTGAGCATCACCGAGGGCGAGCGCTACTCGGTGTCCGGCGTGCGCTTTGCGGGCGATCTGGTGTTGCCGGAGGAAGAATACAAGAAGCTGGTCGTGATCAAGCCGGGCGAGATTTTCTCGCGCGAGAAGCTGACCGAGACGACCAAGGCCGTGGCCGACCGTCTGGGCAATGAAGGCTACGCCTTCGCGAACGTGAATGCTTCGCCAGAAGTTGACAAGGAGAAGCGCGAAGTCGCGTTTACGATCTTCGTCGATCCCGGTCGTCGCGTGTATGTCCGACGCATCAACGTCGGCGGCAACACCAAGACCCGTGACGAGGTCATCCGCCGCGAAATGCGCCAGATGGAGGGAGCGTGGTACGACGCTGCACAGATCAACCGGTCGCGTACGCGGGTCGATCGCCTGGGGCACTTCGAGGAGGTCAACGTCGAGACCCCCGCCGTGGCGGGCACGACCGATCAGGTCGATGTGAACTTCAACGTCAAGGAGCGGGCGACCGGCAACCTTTCCCTGGGTGCCGGCTTCTCAAGCTCCGAGAAGGTGGTTCTCTCCGCGTCGGTGTCGCAGCAGAACTTGTTCGGCTCGGGCAATGCGCTGACCCTCGCGCTCAATACCAGCAAGTCGAGCCGTACCTATGCGCTGTCCTTCACCGACCCGTACTACACGATCGACGGCGTGAGCCTGGGTTGGGATCTCTACCACCGCACCTACGACCCGTCGAACTCGCTGTCCGTCGCACCCTACAAGACCGTGTCGACCGGCGCCGGCGTGCGCATGGGCTATCCGATCGGCGAGGACGACTCGATCAATTTCGGTCTCGCGGTCGATCGCACCCGGATCACGACTTTCGCCGACAGCCCGATCCAGTACATCAACTTCTGCAAGGAGCAGGGGTGTAGCAACGATAACGGCATCGGCAACGTGACTGTCAACAGCCTGGTCGCGTCGGCCGGCTGGGCGCGCGATACGCGCGATAGCGTGATCTACCCGCGCAAGGGCAACTTCCAGCGCGTGTTCGGCGAAGTCGCCGTGCCGCCGGGCGAGCTGAAGTACACCAAGCTCAACTACCAGTACCAGCACTGGTTCCCGTTCGGCCGCGACTACGCGCTGATGCTCAACACCGATCTGGGCTGGGCCAAGGGCTTTGGTGGCGAAACGCTGCCGTTCTACAAGAATTTCTATGCCGGTGGTATCGGCTCGGTGCGCGGCTTTGAACAGAGCTCGATTGGTCCCAAGGACGATCGCGCGATTCTGAATCCCGACGGCAGCGTACGGCGTTCGGCGACCGGCGATTCGCTCGGCGGCAACCGGCGCGTGATCGGCAACGCGGAATTCTATTTCCCCTTGCCCGGCTCCGGCATGGATCGCTCGTTCCGCATGTCGGCCTTCATCGACGCGGGTACCGTGTGGGCATCCGGGGACAAGGCGAATCTGGCCGACCTGCGCTACAGTACCGGCTTGGCCTTCTCGTGGAGTTCGCCGATCGGTCCGCTGAAGTTCAGCCTCGGCATCCCGCTCAAGAAGGAAAAGGATGACGACCTGCAGAAATTCCAGTTCCAGCTGGGCTCGGTGTTCTGA
- a CDS encoding phosphatidate cytidylyltransferase — MLKTRIITAFVLLGVLLGALFLLPPVGWLAFASLICAGAAWEWGGLARFTGARRLSFAVLMGAACFLLGAVAGLASDAPQRPVGLFGFYGLSAAFWLAVVPFWLQRKWHLQGNAGGMLVGLIVLLPPALAMAHLRSVSPLLLLAVIAAVSIADISAYFTGRAFGRRKLAPEISPGKTWEGAGGAVAGVTVFGLVLALGSSLAIARTPLVAGLLPLLAGFTAVSIIGDLFESLLKRQAGLKDSGTLLPGHGGILDRIDSLTSTLPLVGLAALWFAN; from the coding sequence ATGCTTAAGACCCGGATCATCACTGCATTTGTGCTGCTGGGTGTCCTGCTTGGCGCACTTTTCCTCCTTCCGCCCGTCGGGTGGCTTGCTTTCGCCAGCCTGATCTGCGCAGGGGCGGCGTGGGAGTGGGGCGGACTGGCGCGGTTCACGGGTGCTCGACGTCTGAGCTTTGCCGTGTTGATGGGTGCCGCCTGCTTCTTGCTCGGAGCTGTTGCGGGCCTCGCGAGCGATGCGCCGCAGCGTCCGGTCGGGCTTTTCGGCTTCTATGGACTCAGTGCGGCGTTCTGGCTTGCGGTGGTGCCGTTCTGGCTGCAGCGCAAATGGCACTTGCAGGGAAATGCGGGTGGGATGCTGGTCGGCCTGATTGTGCTCCTTCCCCCGGCGCTTGCGATGGCACATCTGCGCTCGGTCAGCCCGCTGCTGCTGCTGGCGGTGATCGCGGCCGTGTCGATCGCCGATATTTCGGCCTACTTCACGGGGCGCGCCTTCGGGCGGCGGAAGCTTGCGCCGGAGATCAGCCCGGGAAAGACTTGGGAGGGGGCTGGCGGGGCAGTGGCGGGCGTCACGGTCTTCGGCTTGGTGTTGGCCCTTGGCTCTTCGCTCGCGATCGCGCGCACGCCGCTCGTCGCAGGACTGCTTCCGCTGCTTGCCGGGTTCACCGCGGTGAGCATCATCGGCGATCTGTTCGAGTCCCTGCTGAAGCGGCAGGCCGGACTCAAGGACAGCGGCACCTTGCTGCCCGGACACGGCGGCATTCTTGACCGCATCGACAGTCTTACCTCAACCCTCCCGCTGGTGGGCCTCGCTGCCCTCTGGTTCGCAAATTGA
- the uppS gene encoding polyprenyl diphosphate synthase encodes MARKPFTSSTRAIPEVSGVPQHIAIIMDGNGRWARKRFMPRVAGHGKGVESVRAVIRGCMAKGVSHLTLFAFSSENWRRPADEVSFLMQLFMRSLQKEIDRLHENSIRFRVIGDLSRFDPALVDMIRRAEDLTARNDRLTLTIAANYGGRWDILQAVERMLAKYPERRSGFSEEDLSAELSLNYGPEPDLFIRTGGEQRISNFLLWQLAYSELYFTDTLWPDFDEKVLDLAIASYQSRERRFGRTSEQLRETEKASKQDEVSRNPADHA; translated from the coding sequence ATGGCGCGTAAACCCTTTACCAGTTCCACGCGCGCAATCCCGGAGGTATCCGGCGTTCCGCAGCATATCGCCATCATCATGGACGGGAACGGGCGTTGGGCGCGCAAGCGCTTCATGCCGCGGGTGGCCGGCCACGGAAAGGGCGTCGAGTCGGTCCGCGCCGTGATCCGGGGGTGCATGGCGAAAGGTGTGTCCCACCTCACGCTGTTCGCCTTCAGTTCCGAGAACTGGCGTCGTCCTGCTGACGAAGTCTCCTTCCTCATGCAGCTCTTCATGCGCTCGCTGCAAAAGGAAATCGATCGTCTGCACGAGAACAGCATCCGCTTTCGGGTGATCGGCGATCTTTCGCGCTTTGACCCGGCGCTCGTCGACATGATCCGCCGGGCGGAAGATCTCACGGCGCGCAACGACAGGCTTACGCTCACGATCGCCGCCAACTACGGCGGGCGTTGGGACATCCTTCAGGCCGTCGAGCGGATGCTGGCGAAGTACCCCGAGCGCCGCTCGGGATTCTCGGAGGAAGATCTGAGCGCGGAACTGTCGCTGAACTACGGTCCCGAGCCGGATTTGTTCATACGCACCGGCGGCGAACAGCGCATCAGCAACTTCCTGCTCTGGCAACTCGCGTATTCGGAGCTGTACTTCACCGATACGCTCTGGCCGGACTTCGACGAGAAGGTACTGGATCTGGCGATCGCGTCCTATCAGTCCCGTGAGCGCCGGTTCGGGCGCACCAGCGAGCAACTACGCGAGACCGAAAAGGCGTCGAAACAGGACGAGGTGAGCCGGAACCCGGCCGACCATGCTTAA